In Dehalococcoidia bacterium, one genomic interval encodes:
- a CDS encoding twin-arginine translocase subunit TatC, translating to PTPDPVNQLIVAVPLILLLELGILLSRLVYKKREQPAEA from the coding sequence TCCCACCCCCGACCCTGTCAATCAGCTCATCGTGGCGGTACCCCTCATACTGCTACTGGAGCTGGGCATACTGCTGTCCCGCCTCGTCTACAAGAAGAGAGAACAACCGGCGGAAGCTTAG